The uncultured Fretibacterium sp. genome contains the following window.
AGCTCAACGCGGCGATTGAGGAGCGCGAGGAGCTCCTGCGCAGGAAACAGGACAGCGTGCGCGACTATCGGGAGAAGGTCTCGTTCTACAAATCCCGGGAGGGCATCGAGCACATGGCGCGGGAACAGTACAACCTCGTCTTCCCCGGCGAGCGCGTCATCCTGATCAAGAGCGGCGACGTGGTCTCGGAGGATGGGCGCTGACCTCCGGCGGAGCCCATGAGGGCCCCGGGATGGTTCGCCGGGCCGCAAACGGTCCTTGACGGGACGTCAAAAAGGGGTACAATAATTCTCTGGTAGAAGGTGGAATCTCGGGAAAACGCGAATTTCCGTTTCCCAAAGGTAATGTCCATTTATTTTATAATGAGATCTCTTATCGAGAGAGGTGGAGGGACTGGCCCGATGAAGCCCGGCAACCTGTCGAATCAGGTGCCAATACCAGCAGCCCCGTGAGGCTGGATGATGAGAGGAAGAGCATAAGGTTGTGTGGACACTCTTCCCGACGGGAAGGGTGTTTTTTTGTCTTTCGTTCATTTATTCTCGGGAGGTAGGACTATGGCAAACACGGAAAAATTCATCTTCTCCTCGGAGTCCGTCACGGAGGGGCACCCCGACAAGGTCGCCGATCAGATCTCGGACGGCATCCTTGACGCGATCCTGAAGGACGACCCCAACGGCCGCGTGGCCTGTGAGGTGCTCTGCACGACGGGCCTGGTGATGGTATCGGGCGAGATCACGACCCGGACCTACGTGGATATCCCCAAGCTGGCGCGCGGGATCGTCCAGGACATCGGCTACACCCGCGCCAAGTACGGGTTCGACGGCGAGACCTGCGCGGTCCTCACGGCCATCGACGAGCAGTCCGGGGACATCGCCCAGGGCGTGGACAACGCCATCGAAGTGCGTGAGAAGAAACTTTCCGAGGAGGACATCGCGAAGATCGGAGCCGGCGATCAGGGGATGATGTTCGGCTACGCCTGCAACGAGACGGAGGAGTTCATGCCGATGCCCATCGCCATCGCCCACAACCTGGCGCGTCAGCTCACCAAGGTCCGACGCGACGGGACGGTCCCCTACCTGCGCCCGGACGGCAAGACGCAGGTCTCCCTCCGCTACGAGGGCCGGAAGGCCGTCCACGCCGATACGATCGTCGTCTCCGCCCAGCACCATCCGGAAGCGACCCTCAAGGAGATCCGTGCGGACATCATCGAGAACGTGATCAACCCCATCGTCCCCGGGCACCTGATCGATTCGGAGACCCGCATCTTCGTCAACCCCACCGGGCGTTTCGTCAAGGGTGGTCCC
Protein-coding sequences here:
- a CDS encoding septum formation initiator family protein codes for the protein MPPLRRIVVVAFVLLLFLIIGTHYFFEWRRIDQLNAAIEEREELLRRKQDSVRDYREKVSFYKSREGIEHMAREQYNLVFPGERVILIKSGDVVSEDGR
- the metK gene encoding methionine adenosyltransferase codes for the protein MANTEKFIFSSESVTEGHPDKVADQISDGILDAILKDDPNGRVACEVLCTTGLVMVSGEITTRTYVDIPKLARGIVQDIGYTRAKYGFDGETCAVLTAIDEQSGDIAQGVDNAIEVREKKLSEEDIAKIGAGDQGMMFGYACNETEEFMPMPIAIAHNLARQLTKVRRDGTVPYLRPDGKTQVSLRYEGRKAVHADTIVVSAQHHPEATLKEIRADIIENVINPIVPGHLIDSETRIFVNPTGRFVKGGPMADTGLTGRKIIVDTYGGWVPHGGGAFSGKDPTKVDRSGAYMTRYAAKNIVAAGIADECQIQVAYAIGVAEPVSLNVNTFGTGKIGDEKIVELLRAHFDFRPAAIIRDLDLRKPQYRALAAYGHMGRIDLTPLPGWERTDRAETLRKAAGI